One window of Alkaliphilus metalliredigens QYMF genomic DNA carries:
- a CDS encoding 4Fe-4S dicluster domain-containing protein produces the protein MNLRDQIKEAGVIGAGGAGFPTHVKLDAKAEFVLLNGAECEPLLRVDQQLMEYFPEEVIKGLEKARQHVKGKKALIGIKEKHTKVIDKLERKIKELQVESTVEIKKMADVYPAGDEQVLVYELTGRVVPEAGIPIHVGCVVINSETALNIHRAINQDPVTHSYITVSGDVPNPLTAKVPVGMKIIDALKLTGINDFQNHRVIDGGPMMGRVLESLEGSVTKKSKGYIVLHKDHYLIKKKTVTWKQSRRINRSACEQCRLCTDLCPRFLIGHSIQPHKIMNASNYLTPNMNHLKRVQLCCQCNLCELFACKSGLYPQRNNTFFKEELAEHKVKYQPQEKSYKPHEIREYRMVPSKRLVARLGLSKFDEKAPLIKEEVRVDEVIISMRQHVGAPSNPIVSVNDEVQLGQMIGRAPDGSLSASTHASISGKVSSVEKDFIVIRGEKYV, from the coding sequence ATGAATCTTCGGGATCAGATAAAAGAAGCAGGTGTCATTGGAGCTGGTGGTGCTGGTTTTCCAACCCATGTGAAACTCGATGCAAAAGCTGAATTCGTTCTTTTGAATGGCGCAGAATGTGAACCCCTACTAAGGGTAGATCAACAGCTGATGGAATATTTTCCAGAAGAAGTCATTAAGGGTTTAGAAAAAGCGAGACAGCATGTTAAAGGGAAAAAAGCATTGATCGGAATTAAGGAAAAACACACCAAGGTAATTGACAAATTAGAAAGAAAAATTAAAGAATTACAAGTAGAATCAACGGTGGAAATTAAAAAAATGGCTGACGTTTATCCAGCTGGAGATGAACAGGTTTTAGTTTATGAGCTTACAGGGAGGGTTGTTCCTGAAGCTGGAATACCCATTCATGTAGGTTGTGTCGTGATCAATTCTGAAACAGCACTAAATATTCACAGAGCCATCAATCAAGATCCAGTTACACACAGTTATATCACTGTTTCAGGTGACGTGCCCAACCCCTTAACGGCAAAAGTACCCGTAGGAATGAAAATTATCGATGCTTTAAAATTGACGGGTATCAATGATTTTCAAAACCATCGAGTTATTGATGGTGGCCCGATGATGGGAAGAGTGCTGGAATCTTTAGAAGGATCAGTAACTAAGAAAAGCAAAGGATACATTGTTCTTCATAAAGATCACTATTTAATCAAGAAAAAAACTGTAACCTGGAAACAAAGTAGGCGTATAAACAGATCGGCCTGTGAACAATGTCGCTTATGTACTGACTTATGTCCGCGTTTTTTGATTGGTCATAGCATACAACCTCATAAAATTATGAATGCATCCAATTACTTAACACCAAATATGAATCATTTAAAAAGAGTTCAACTTTGTTGTCAGTGCAATTTATGTGAGCTTTTCGCATGTAAATCTGGGCTTTATCCCCAAAGGAATAATACTTTTTTTAAAGAGGAGTTAGCAGAGCATAAAGTGAAATACCAACCTCAAGAAAAATCTTATAAACCCCATGAAATACGTGAATATAGAATGGTTCCAAGTAAAAGACTGGTAGCCCGTTTAGGATTAAGCAAATTCGATGAAAAAGCACCATTGATAAAAGAGGAAGTAAGGGTAGATGAAGTGATTATATCAATGCGCCAGCATGTAGGAGCACCATCGAATCCGATTGTATCAGTTAACGATGAAGTACAGCTAGGTCAAATGATCGGGAGAGCTCCTGATGGAAGCTTAAGTGCTAGTACTCATGCTAGTATATCTGGAAAAGTGTCAAGTGTTGAGAAAGATTTCATTGTTATAAGGGGTGAAAA
- a CDS encoding EutN/CcmL family microcompartment protein: MLIGKLINNVWATKKAHALDGFKFMLAEEIQGSNKGRRFIVVDIVGAGIGDVVIVCTGSGARKMLCNDELPVDAAVVGIVDEDCNFK, encoded by the coding sequence ATGCTAATTGGAAAACTCATTAATAATGTATGGGCAACAAAAAAGGCCCATGCCCTCGATGGATTTAAATTCATGTTAGCAGAAGAAATCCAAGGTTCAAACAAAGGGAGAAGATTTATCGTTGTAGATATCGTTGGTGCAGGTATTGGTGATGTGGTAATTGTTTGTACAGGATCAGGAGCAAGAAAAATGCTTTGCAATGATGAGTTGCCAGTAGATGCAGCAGTTGTAGGGATTGTTGATGAAGATTGTAACTTTAAATAA
- a CDS encoding BMC domain-containing protein, with the protein MELKIIKSPTKGTLDILNKRLGLNAKGDILEADALGLMQGKMIDMIHASDIAEKTAGVMVSDINGSCPQNMIMIAIWGDTSSVESAFDEIKRELGKEKTYANWKTH; encoded by the coding sequence ATGGAACTAAAAATCATCAAATCGCCAACAAAAGGAACCCTAGATATATTGAATAAAAGACTAGGACTAAATGCCAAAGGAGACATTTTAGAAGCAGATGCTTTGGGATTGATGCAAGGAAAAATGATTGATATGATCCATGCTTCAGACATTGCTGAAAAAACTGCAGGCGTAATGGTCTCCGACATCAATGGAAGCTGTCCTCAAAATATGATTATGATTGCAATCTGGGGAGACACTTCCTCGGTTGAATCTGCATTCGATGAGATCAAAAGAGAACTTGGAAAGGAGAAAACCTATGCTAATTGGAAAACTCATTAA
- the eutJ gene encoding ethanolamine utilization protein EutJ has translation MSQKSLNHHNSDLFVKEFEKVIEKPKTEKSKVYYTGIDLGTACVVISVLNEYHQPVAGAYKYADVVRDGMVVDYIGAIKIVRELKQEIEEKLKTELIYGAAAIPPGTDVLDSGVVRNVVEAAGFVLTNVLDEPTAANKVLNIQNGAVVDIGGGTTGISILKDGEVVYIADEATGGTHFSLVLSGSYGWPFEEAEVFKREKKNHKEILPILKPVIEKISSIISRHTDHRDVREIHLVGGTSCLTGIEKIIEKRTGITTYKPRNPMFVTPLGIALSCTQEELE, from the coding sequence ATGTCACAAAAATCATTGAATCATCATAACAGTGATTTATTTGTTAAAGAATTTGAAAAAGTGATAGAAAAACCCAAAACAGAAAAATCAAAGGTATATTATACAGGAATTGATTTAGGAACAGCCTGTGTTGTGATCTCCGTGCTTAATGAATATCATCAACCCGTGGCAGGAGCATACAAATATGCGGATGTGGTTCGCGATGGCATGGTAGTAGACTATATCGGAGCGATAAAAATTGTACGGGAACTAAAACAAGAAATCGAAGAGAAACTAAAGACAGAGTTAATATATGGAGCAGCCGCAATTCCACCTGGAACCGATGTTTTAGATTCTGGGGTAGTAAGAAATGTAGTGGAGGCAGCTGGGTTTGTTTTGACAAATGTTTTAGACGAACCAACTGCTGCAAACAAAGTACTAAATATCCAAAATGGTGCAGTGGTAGATATAGGAGGCGGTACTACTGGGATATCTATCTTAAAGGATGGGGAAGTAGTTTATATTGCCGATGAAGCCACAGGTGGCACGCATTTTTCTTTAGTACTTTCGGGTTCATATGGGTGGCCCTTTGAAGAAGCAGAAGTGTTTAAGCGAGAAAAGAAAAATCACAAGGAAATATTACCAATTTTAAAGCCAGTCATTGAGAAGATCTCATCTATTATTAGCAGACATACTGATCACCGGGATGTTAGGGAAATTCATTTGGTTGGTGGAACATCTTGTTTAACGGGGATTGAAAAAATCATTGAGAAAAGAACTGGGATTACCACCTATAAACCTCGCAATCCTATGTTTGTCACACCGTTAGGTATTGCGTTGAGTTGCACCCAAGAAGAATTAGAATAG
- a CDS encoding EutP/PduV family microcompartment system protein, with protein MRKKRVMIIGPKQSGKTSLARILNHSNQRMKKSQDIIYDKNTIDIPSSFIENPSMYKHLIALAQDASHILILVDQISPINLYPPGFAKSFNSPVIGVITKVNKDIENEDLCKKYLKMAGVSEPYYYLNTKEHTGISLLKCRLKLSEVHW; from the coding sequence ATGAGAAAAAAAAGAGTGATGATTATTGGTCCGAAACAAAGTGGAAAAACCTCATTGGCTAGGATACTGAATCATAGCAATCAAAGGATGAAAAAGTCTCAAGACATCATCTATGATAAAAACACGATTGATATTCCCAGTTCTTTTATAGAAAATCCATCGATGTATAAACACCTCATTGCTTTAGCACAAGATGCATCCCACATTTTAATCTTAGTGGACCAGATAAGTCCTATTAATTTGTATCCGCCAGGTTTCGCAAAATCATTCAATTCTCCGGTCATCGGTGTGATCACAAAGGTAAACAAGGACATAGAAAATGAAGATTTGTGCAAAAAATACCTAAAAATGGCAGGTGTATCTGAGCCGTATTATTATCTTAATACGAAGGAGCACACAGGGATTTCACTACTCAAATGTCGGTTAAAATTAAGTGAAGTTCACTGGTAA
- a CDS encoding BMC domain-containing protein, with translation MGDVGEKSMQRVIQESVPGKQVTIAHIIASPMNGIYERLGIEENEAIGILTITPYEASIIAADIVTKSADVEIGFLDRFTGSLIVTGDVQSVETALNSVNETLKELLNFTIPKVTRT, from the coding sequence ATGGGAGATGTTGGAGAAAAATCGATGCAAAGAGTAATACAAGAATCTGTACCAGGAAAACAAGTAACGATTGCTCATATTATTGCATCGCCCATGAATGGGATTTATGAAAGATTAGGAATTGAAGAAAATGAAGCCATAGGAATACTCACGATTACTCCTTACGAAGCTTCGATTATTGCAGCTGATATTGTAACGAAAAGTGCAGATGTGGAGATTGGTTTTTTAGATCGATTTACAGGTTCTTTAATTGTCACTGGGGATGTACAATCGGTAGAAACCGCATTAAACAGTGTAAATGAAACCCTAAAGGAACTTTTAAACTTCACGATTCCTAAGGTAACCAGAACATGA
- the cutD gene encoding choline TMA-lyase-activating enzyme, which translates to MSYCTKNTIKDTGRIFNIQKYNTYDGPGVRTLVFFKGCPLRCKWCSNPEGLEKDFEVLFDEKICSRCQTCVAVCPVGIHSAQGGKHLIDRSKTCIGCRKCEEECQKNAISIMGEDKTVEELLEIIEEDSPFYDLSGGGVTLGGGEVLMQSDFAGQLLKACKKEWIHTAIETSGYVNSENLLKLAENVDLFLYDLKHINSEKHYQWTGVYNDRIFDNLKELLNRKYNVKIRMPLLKGVNDRKEDIDKLMRFIEPYKNYENFKGIDLLPYHKLGVNKYRLLDKTYPIEGDPSLNKEDLKKIESWIEKYDLPVTVILH; encoded by the coding sequence ATGAGCTATTGTACAAAAAATACAATAAAAGATACAGGAAGGATATTCAACATCCAAAAGTATAATACCTATGATGGGCCAGGGGTTAGAACTCTAGTGTTTTTCAAAGGGTGCCCATTAAGATGTAAATGGTGCTCAAATCCAGAGGGGTTGGAAAAGGACTTCGAAGTTCTTTTTGATGAAAAGATATGCAGTAGGTGTCAAACTTGTGTTGCAGTATGTCCTGTTGGGATTCATAGTGCTCAAGGGGGAAAACACTTAATTGATCGCAGCAAAACCTGCATTGGGTGCCGGAAATGTGAAGAAGAATGTCAAAAGAACGCAATATCCATTATGGGGGAAGACAAAACTGTAGAGGAACTTCTTGAGATTATTGAAGAAGATTCACCCTTTTATGATTTATCAGGGGGAGGGGTGACTCTAGGTGGAGGCGAAGTCTTGATGCAATCTGATTTTGCAGGGCAGCTCTTAAAAGCATGTAAGAAGGAATGGATTCATACAGCTATTGAGACAAGTGGTTATGTGAATTCTGAAAATCTATTGAAATTAGCGGAAAATGTAGATTTATTTCTTTATGATCTAAAGCATATTAACTCTGAAAAGCATTATCAGTGGACAGGTGTGTATAATGATAGAATTTTCGATAATTTAAAAGAGCTTCTCAACAGGAAGTATAATGTTAAAATTAGAATGCCTCTTTTAAAAGGGGTGAATGATCGAAAGGAAGACATTGATAAGCTGATGAGATTTATTGAGCCCTATAAAAATTATGAAAACTTTAAAGGAATTGATTTATTACCTTATCATAAACTCGGAGTAAACAAATATAGATTATTAGATAAAACCTACCCCATTGAGGGAGATCCTAGTTTAAATAAAGAGGATTTAAAGAAGATCGAGAGTTGGATAGAAAAATACGATTTACCCGTTACGGTAATTCTTCATTAA